A window of Bacteroidota bacterium genomic DNA:
GTTTGTTCGGGAAGTGATGGGAAAGAAATTTCTAATTCATTCAATGATTCCTGATTAATATTAGTGTTAGCACTTGTGGTACTTGAAGAAATCAAGTTTTCTCTAAATTGTTTAGTTGAAAAACAATATTTTTTAATATTTAAATCTAATCTAATTTTCTCATCACGAAATCTAATCAAAAACCCACTATAAACTATATTTGATGATTTTTTGAGATGCCAAACAAATATATATATTCCTGATCAGATTTCCAAATCATAAAGCAATGTACTCGGTAAATGCCTGTTTTACCATACCCGTTACCCTATTTTATACATTTTCTTTCAAAAGTGGTACCAGATGTCAACTTTTACTAAATGATGCATAATTTGGCTTGAGGGTATCCTAATGAGCGTATAATGGAAGATGACAGATTAAAAGTCCCACTCCATTTCTGGTAAATTATCAAGATGTATCATCTCCTGTTACATGACTTTGTGATGGGAAAGAACAGTATACATTGTGCCGCAATGGTGGTGCAATTAGCGAAAACCCATATAACAATCACTACAATAGCCTAAAAACAGTCAATTACGTTTTTTGCTTGAAAATTCTTTCAATCCTCCTATAAATGATACCTTTGAACCACAAATGAATCTCAGGTAAAATGATCATTATACATAAGGTCGGTGAATTTATCGGAGAACTTTTTCCACGCTACAAAGCATCTGGTTATAATGAAGATGTCTTGAAGGAGGAGTTGACGCAGTATTACACATACAGGGTATACCGCCCCATCGTTGACATAAAAGACGGTTTTGTGACTATCAATATTGATACTCAAAGGATTGAAAATGAGGTTGAAGAATACAAAGCTGTTGTGAGGTTATGCGAACAAGGGCAATACGGGAAAGCAAAACCACGATTACAATCATTAATTAAACAAAATCCATCAAACTCTGAATATCATCGCATTCTGGGACAGATATATTCGGATGAAGGGGATCAGGAAATTGCAATTGATGCTCTGATTGATGCTCTGCGTTGGAACCCGAAAAACATTTATGCCCTGACTATGATGGGTAACATCATTGCCAAGTTTAAAAATGACATCGATACAGCGATGAAGTATTTCAATCAGGTCATCGAGTTGAACCCAGAAGATCACATCGCAATTAATAATTTGGGAGCAAATCTATTGCAGCAGGGTAAGATTGAACAAGCAAAAGGATATTTTGAAAAAGCCTTGAAGATCAATCCAGATTATGCCAATACTCATTATGCTCTTGCTCTAATTGCTGAAATGCAGGGTAATGGTTCGGAAGCATTTCAGAAATCGTTGTTGGCATTAAAAAGATGCTCTGCGAAAGATACGTTATACAAACAAGCCTATAACCTTGCAATTACAACTGCTAAAAATATCATCGATTCGGATATAGGGATGAAAATTTTAAGATCATTCCTGCACAAACTGGAGTTTGAGGGTGATCGAAAGATCGAGGTAATTGAGGATGATTCTCTTTCAACCATCGCAAAGATAGAACTGGCTGAGAACTATAACCGAGAAAACCATGTTATCCGTTATAAGCCCAATTACCCGGCAAAAGAACATTTGATGATGCATGAGCTGGTGCATATTCAGTTTGTCATCGAAGCACGAAAAGAGAATCTGAACCAAGCCTTTGTCACCATCCAGAAACACAAGAATGATTTTATCACCGCCCATCAAGCATGGATCAAGCGGATGGTCAAGATAGGTATGACAGAGGAATCGGTATCGAAAGTTATCGTTGACCTGTTCGTGGGGTTAAATCGCCAGATTTACAATGTTCCAATTGATCTTTTCATTGAGGATTTCCTGTTCAATCTCTATCCTGATCTCCGACCTTATCAGTTTTTATCTCTATTCAACATCATCCGAGAGGGAATCGAAGCTACAACTTCAAAGAACATTGTCGCGCTGATGCCCAAGGATGTCCTTAAGAGCTCTAAAATTTACAACATCATCGGGGCGTTGCAGTACAAAGACCTTTATGGGATCGATCTCATCAAAGAATTTCAAGCAGAACCCAATGAACTGAAAACGGCTCAAACCCTATACAACGAATATTTTGAGTACAAAGATGACCGTGGAGCTGGAGAAGAATACAAACTTATCCAGAACTGGGCGAATGATCTTCAACTTGGAGGTAATTTTGAGTTAATTTGTGAGCATGAACTTCATAAAAAGCATGCAGATATTGATACTTTAATTGAGAGTATTGAAAAAGACCCTTATGGTTTAGAGGGTGATCAGACTATTAAACAAAAGAATCAGGAAAAATTCGACAAATCTCAAGCTCAGATTGGTATCAACATGGCTATAGTGTGGTACATGGTAGATGCCCTGAAGTATTTCCAGAATATGCCCAAAGAAGAAATCAAGAAGATCGCTTACGAGATTGCACTGACTGGTACCCAAGGCATCAAACCTGACCAGCAAGGTTACAAGATCGGTGGTATTCCCGATAAATTGTTTTCAGGATACCATCTGCTCGCCTATTATTATACCAGTTGGTCACTTACCGCACCTGAGGTGGTGGATTCGCTGAATTTGCCTTACAAGGACGAATATGAGCTGGCAAAAAAGATATATAAACCATCAATGTGATGAATGTGTAAATTCTGCTTCATTCTAACCCCTCATTATTGTACAACCTGACTCCTTTTGTTATGTTTTGAGATAAAAATCAATATAAAAAACCTAATAGCCACAAAGGAATCCTGTTATGGTGCCC
This region includes:
- a CDS encoding restriction endonuclease subunit S codes for the protein MIRFRDEKIRLDLNIKKYCFSTKQFRENLISSSTTSANTNINQESLNELEISFPSLPEQTKIANFLSAIDEKINLTQTQIQQTEQYKKGLLQKMFC
- a CDS encoding tetratricopeptide repeat protein, coding for MIIIHKVGEFIGELFPRYKASGYNEDVLKEELTQYYTYRVYRPIVDIKDGFVTINIDTQRIENEVEEYKAVVRLCEQGQYGKAKPRLQSLIKQNPSNSEYHRILGQIYSDEGDQEIAIDALIDALRWNPKNIYALTMMGNIIAKFKNDIDTAMKYFNQVIELNPEDHIAINNLGANLLQQGKIEQAKGYFEKALKINPDYANTHYALALIAEMQGNGSEAFQKSLLALKRCSAKDTLYKQAYNLAITTAKNIIDSDIGMKILRSFLHKLEFEGDRKIEVIEDDSLSTIAKIELAENYNRENHVIRYKPNYPAKEHLMMHELVHIQFVIEARKENLNQAFVTIQKHKNDFITAHQAWIKRMVKIGMTEESVSKVIVDLFVGLNRQIYNVPIDLFIEDFLFNLYPDLRPYQFLSLFNIIREGIEATTSKNIVALMPKDVLKSSKIYNIIGALQYKDLYGIDLIKEFQAEPNELKTAQTLYNEYFEYKDDRGAGEEYKLIQNWANDLQLGGNFELICEHELHKKHADIDTLIESIEKDPYGLEGDQTIKQKNQEKFDKSQAQIGINMAIVWYMVDALKYFQNMPKEEIKKIAYEIALTGTQGIKPDQQGYKIGGIPDKLFSGYHLLAYYYTSWSLTAPEVVDSLNLPYKDEYELAKKIYKPSM